A genomic stretch from Nocardia wallacei includes:
- a CDS encoding glycosyltransferase family 2 protein has product MNASDSVARPDLAVVTVTYSPGEHLEHFISTLATATSEKPQVILADNGSTDGTPELAAEANEHVRLLRTGGNIGYGGAINRAVAELDPAIEYIVIANPDIRWSTDAIDKLLAAAERWPRAGALGPLVREPDGSLYPSARSVPTLLDGAGHAVLGTIWPGNPWTRRYRQENEEISERTVGWLSGSCLLVRRAAFDAIDGFDSRYFMYMEDVDFGDRMGRAGWHNVYVPSAEVTHAKGHAAGRNPEAMLPAHHASAYRFQADRHPHWWQAPLRLALRAGLAIRCKLAVRSALRERDRSAQQ; this is encoded by the coding sequence GTGAACGCCTCGGATTCAGTCGCACGGCCGGACCTGGCCGTTGTCACGGTGACCTACTCGCCCGGTGAGCACCTCGAGCACTTCATCAGTACGCTGGCCACCGCCACCAGCGAGAAGCCGCAGGTCATCCTCGCCGACAACGGCTCCACCGACGGCACGCCGGAATTGGCGGCCGAGGCGAACGAGCACGTTCGCCTGCTGCGCACCGGGGGCAACATCGGCTACGGCGGCGCCATCAATCGTGCTGTCGCCGAACTGGATCCGGCGATCGAGTACATCGTGATCGCCAATCCGGACATCCGCTGGAGCACCGACGCCATCGACAAACTGCTCGCCGCCGCGGAGCGCTGGCCGCGGGCGGGTGCGCTGGGCCCGCTGGTGCGTGAGCCCGACGGCAGCCTCTACCCGTCGGCGCGCTCGGTGCCGACCCTGCTGGACGGCGCCGGGCACGCGGTGCTCGGCACGATCTGGCCAGGCAACCCCTGGACCCGCCGCTACCGTCAGGAGAACGAGGAGATCTCCGAGCGCACCGTCGGCTGGCTGTCCGGTTCCTGCCTCCTGGTGCGCCGCGCCGCCTTCGATGCCATCGACGGGTTCGACTCCCGCTACTTCATGTACATGGAGGACGTGGACTTCGGCGACCGGATGGGACGGGCCGGCTGGCACAATGTGTATGTGCCGTCGGCGGAGGTCACGCACGCCAAGGGGCATGCGGCCGGGCGCAATCCGGAGGCCATGCTGCCCGCCCATCACGCCTCGGCGTACCGTTTCCAGGCCGATCGGCATCCGCACTGGTGGCAGGCGCCGCTGCGGCTGGCGTTGCGCGCCGGACTTGCGATCCGCTGCAAGCTTGCGGTTCGATCCGCTCTGCGCGAGCGCGATCGCTCGGCGCAGCAATAG
- a CDS encoding LCP family protein — translation MLAAAAAALVFLVTAFGWHSVDSLISGIQRIGNLGLGGARDGATDILMVGIDSRTDARGNPLSADERAMLHAGDEVGTNTDTIVLVRVPNDGRSATAVSIPRDSYVDIPGIGMGKINSAYGTSKEAAREKLLAQGKSDADAEKQSTQAGRQALIKSVANLTGISVDHYAEVSLLGFVLLTDAVGGVDVCLNNAVDEPLSGAEFPAGEQRLSGPQALSFVRQRHDLQRGDLDRIVRQQVFMAGLVQQTLSAKMLANPGKLQQLTDAVGRTIVLDEDWDVVQFLQQLKDLSGGQVRFETIPVKNLNGSTADGESVVEVDTSAVKSYVAGMVGDESEDKASGTAQPSSITADVYNASGTPGLAGQVAQALVGKGFRTGTVDNWIGGRVPGSRVLAGDTSDAKAEAVARALGGLPVVAEPGLPEGAVRVVLAGDYSGPGSAAGSLFDLSGSSSETATPVPPAPPITAGQNGPKCVN, via the coding sequence ATGCTGGCCGCGGCGGCCGCCGCGCTCGTGTTCCTCGTCACCGCCTTCGGCTGGCACAGCGTCGACAGCCTGATCTCGGGCATCCAGCGGATCGGCAACCTCGGTCTGGGCGGCGCCCGCGACGGCGCCACCGACATCCTCATGGTCGGCATCGACAGCCGCACCGACGCCCGCGGCAACCCGCTGTCGGCCGACGAGCGCGCGATGCTGCACGCCGGGGACGAGGTCGGCACCAACACCGACACCATCGTGCTGGTCCGGGTGCCCAACGACGGCCGCTCCGCCACCGCGGTGTCCATCCCCCGCGACTCCTACGTCGACATTCCCGGCATCGGCATGGGCAAGATCAATTCCGCGTACGGCACCAGCAAGGAGGCCGCGCGCGAAAAGCTGCTCGCCCAGGGCAAATCCGACGCCGACGCCGAGAAGCAGTCCACTCAGGCCGGGCGGCAGGCGCTGATCAAGTCGGTCGCCAATCTCACCGGCATCTCCGTCGACCATTACGCCGAGGTGAGCCTGCTCGGTTTCGTGCTGCTCACCGACGCGGTCGGCGGGGTGGACGTCTGCCTGAACAACGCGGTCGACGAGCCACTGTCCGGCGCCGAGTTTCCCGCCGGGGAACAGCGTCTCAGCGGGCCGCAGGCATTGAGTTTCGTGCGCCAGCGCCACGACCTGCAACGCGGGGACCTGGATCGGATCGTGCGCCAGCAGGTGTTCATGGCGGGCCTGGTGCAGCAGACACTGAGCGCGAAAATGCTTGCCAATCCGGGCAAGTTGCAGCAGTTGACCGACGCGGTCGGGCGCACCATCGTGCTCGACGAGGACTGGGACGTGGTGCAGTTCCTGCAGCAGCTGAAGGATCTGTCCGGCGGCCAGGTGCGGTTCGAGACGATTCCGGTCAAGAATCTCAACGGCAGCACCGCCGACGGCGAATCGGTGGTCGAGGTGGACACCTCGGCGGTGAAGTCGTACGTCGCCGGTATGGTCGGCGACGAATCCGAGGACAAGGCGTCCGGCACGGCCCAGCCGTCGTCGATCACCGCCGATGTCTACAACGCCAGCGGCACGCCGGGGCTGGCGGGCCAGGTGGCACAGGCGTTGGTGGGCAAGGGTTTCCGCACCGGCACGGTCGACAACTGGATCGGCGGGCGGGTACCTGGCAGCCGCGTGCTGGCCGGTGACACCTCCGACGCGAAGGCCGAAGCGGTCGCCCGGGCGTTGGGCGGACTGCCGGTGGTGGCCGAGCCCGGACTGCCGGAGGGGGCGGTGCGCGTGGTGCTGGCCGGTGACTACTCTGGTCCGGGTTCGGCGGCGGGCAGCCTGTTCGATCTGTCCGGGTCCTCCTCGGAGACGGCGACCCCGGTGCCGCCCGCGCCACCCATCACCGCAGGCCAGAACGGACCGAAATGCGTGAACTGA
- a CDS encoding sugar phosphate nucleotidyltransferase, translating to MPDTDAVILVGGQGTRLRPLTLSAPKPMLPVAGLPFLHHLLARIADAGITHVVLGTSFKAEVFEEHFGDGAELGLELEYVTETEPLGTGGGIRNVLPKLRADNVLVFNGDVLGGADLGAVLDTHVSTSADVTLHLVRVSDPRAFGCVPTDENGRVTAFLEKTQDPPTDQINAGCYVFRREYIEKIPSGRPVSVEREVFPSLLAEGAHIQGHVDVSYWRDMGTPEDFVRGSADLVRGIAPSPALPGQRGESLVHTGAGVAPGALLIGGTVVGRGAEVGAGARLDGAVLFDGARVEAGATVERSIIGFGARIGPRALVRDAVIGDGASVGARCELLRGARIWPGVELPDGGIRFSTDV from the coding sequence ATGCCGGACACCGATGCCGTGATCCTGGTCGGCGGCCAGGGGACGCGGTTGCGCCCGCTGACGCTGTCGGCGCCCAAGCCGATGCTGCCGGTGGCCGGCCTGCCGTTCCTGCACCACCTGCTCGCCCGCATCGCCGACGCCGGGATCACCCACGTCGTGCTGGGCACCTCGTTCAAGGCCGAGGTGTTCGAGGAGCACTTCGGCGACGGTGCCGAGTTGGGCCTGGAGCTCGAATACGTCACCGAGACCGAGCCGCTGGGCACCGGCGGCGGCATCCGCAACGTGCTGCCCAAGCTGCGCGCCGACAACGTGCTGGTCTTCAACGGCGACGTGCTCGGCGGCGCGGATCTGGGCGCGGTGCTCGATACGCACGTCTCCACCAGCGCCGACGTGACGCTGCATCTGGTGCGGGTCAGCGACCCCCGCGCGTTCGGCTGCGTGCCGACCGACGAGAACGGCCGGGTGACGGCGTTTCTGGAGAAGACCCAGGATCCGCCGACCGACCAGATCAACGCCGGGTGCTATGTGTTCCGCCGCGAGTACATCGAGAAGATCCCGTCCGGGCGGCCGGTGTCGGTGGAGCGCGAGGTGTTTCCCTCGCTGCTCGCCGAGGGCGCGCACATCCAGGGGCACGTCGACGTCTCGTACTGGCGCGACATGGGCACCCCGGAGGACTTCGTGCGCGGCTCGGCGGATCTGGTGCGGGGTATCGCGCCCTCGCCCGCGCTGCCGGGGCAGCGCGGTGAGTCGCTGGTGCACACGGGCGCCGGAGTCGCGCCGGGCGCGCTGCTGATCGGCGGCACGGTGGTCGGCCGCGGCGCCGAGGTCGGTGCGGGCGCCCGCCTGGACGGCGCGGTGCTGTTCGACGGCGCTCGCGTGGAAGCCGGTGCGACCGTGGAGCGTTCGATCATCGGTTTCGGCGCCCGCATCGGCCCGCGCGCCCTGGTCCGCGACGCGGTGATCGGCGACGGCGCCAGCGTCGGCGCCCGCTGCGAGCTGCTGCGCGGCGCCCGCATCTGGCCGGGCGTGGAACTTCCCGACGGCGGCATCCGCTTCTCCACCGACGTCTGA
- a CDS encoding TIGR03089 family protein, which yields MRELNQTVTEALLDPILARDPAGPRITYYDDATGARIELSALTLANWAAKTANLIRDEFGITPGGRVAVLLPAHWQTAAVLLGCWWAGAEVVLHPDDDAELALVTADRLAEVENVAEVAALSLDALGAPVRDLPVGVTDFATSVRVHGDQFLPGGVGVALDGKPVAEVLADARKSAAAQGFSAEDRVLSESAWHTPADLVDGLLAVYAAGASLVQVVNPDPAKRADRIRSERVTTTRP from the coding sequence ATGCGTGAACTGAACCAGACCGTCACCGAGGCGCTGCTCGACCCCATCCTCGCCCGCGACCCCGCCGGTCCCCGGATCACCTACTACGACGACGCCACCGGCGCCCGCATCGAACTGTCCGCGCTGACGCTGGCGAACTGGGCGGCCAAGACCGCCAACCTGATTCGCGACGAGTTCGGCATCACGCCCGGCGGCCGGGTGGCGGTGCTGCTGCCGGCGCACTGGCAAACCGCCGCGGTGCTGCTGGGCTGCTGGTGGGCGGGCGCGGAGGTGGTGCTGCACCCCGACGACGACGCGGAACTGGCGCTGGTGACCGCCGACCGCCTGGCCGAGGTGGAGAACGTGGCCGAGGTGGCCGCGCTCTCGCTCGACGCCCTGGGCGCCCCGGTGCGCGACCTGCCGGTCGGCGTCACCGACTTCGCGACCTCGGTGCGGGTCCACGGCGACCAGTTCCTGCCCGGCGGCGTGGGGGTCGCGCTGGACGGCAAGCCGGTCGCCGAGGTACTGGCCGACGCCCGCAAATCCGCTGCGGCACAGGGCTTCTCGGCCGAGGATCGAGTGCTGTCGGAATCCGCCTGGCACACCCCGGCCGACCTCGTCGACGGCCTGCTCGCCGTCTACGCCGCGGGAGCGTCGCTGGTCCAGGTCGTCAACCCCGACCCCGCCAAGCGCGCCGACCGCATCCGATCCGAACGAGTCACCACCACCCGGCCCTGA
- the rfbD gene encoding dTDP-4-dehydrorhamnose reductase: MTAVSPFEPGDRPRLVVTGASGQLGRAVLAREPAALALSRRDLDITDAAAVRTVLRPGDILLNCAAYTAVDAAESEPAAAFAGNATGPAVLAQACRAAGAGLVHISTDYVFDGTADRPYEPADPTGPTSVYGRSKLAGEQEVLRLAPAAHIVRTAWVYTGDYGDFVATMRRLERERDTVSVVDDQMGSPTFAPDLAAGLLELVARLSAGATLPPILHATNAGRATWFEVARAVFAGIGADPDRVRPCTSAEFPSPVRRPAYSVLSNRAWLESGLTPLRNWRDALGDALDRVGD; the protein is encoded by the coding sequence GTGACTGCTGTGTCCCCTTTCGAGCCCGGCGACCGCCCGCGACTGGTCGTCACCGGAGCGAGCGGGCAGCTGGGCCGTGCCGTGCTCGCCCGCGAACCCGCCGCCCTCGCGCTGAGCCGCCGGGATCTGGACATCACCGACGCCGCCGCGGTGCGCACGGTGCTGCGGCCGGGCGACATACTGCTCAACTGCGCCGCGTACACCGCCGTGGACGCCGCGGAATCCGAGCCCGCGGCCGCGTTCGCGGGCAATGCCACCGGACCGGCCGTGCTGGCGCAGGCGTGCCGGGCGGCCGGTGCCGGACTGGTGCACATCTCCACCGACTACGTCTTCGACGGCACCGCGGATCGGCCGTACGAGCCAGCCGATCCGACCGGGCCGACCAGCGTGTACGGGCGGTCCAAGCTGGCCGGTGAGCAGGAGGTGCTGCGGCTGGCGCCCGCCGCGCACATCGTGCGCACCGCCTGGGTGTACACCGGCGACTACGGTGATTTCGTCGCCACCATGCGGCGGCTGGAACGCGAGCGCGACACCGTCTCGGTCGTCGACGACCAGATGGGTTCGCCGACGTTCGCGCCGGATCTGGCCGCCGGGCTACTGGAACTGGTCGCCCGGTTGTCGGCCGGCGCCACGCTGCCGCCGATCCTGCACGCCACCAACGCGGGCCGAGCGACCTGGTTCGAGGTCGCCCGCGCGGTTTTCGCGGGTATCGGGGCTGATCCGGACCGCGTGCGGCCGTGCACCAGCGCCGAATTCCCCAGTCCAGTACGGCGACCGGCATATTCGGTGCTGTCGAATCGAGCCTGGCTCGAATCGGGCCTCACACCACTGCGGAACTGGCGAGACGCACTGGGGGACGCGCTGGATCGCGTCGGCGACTAG
- a CDS encoding TetR/AcrR family transcriptional regulator, translating to MGTQTRKERQRAERHRLIIDTAREIAETQGWDAVTVRRLADAIEYSQPVLYSHFAGKDAIVAAVAEQGIAELAVEFRRWRTAAASPEQALTAVARGYLDFARQRPALYLAMFGLEVDLKFGADAPQALRDAFGELAAVFGPFAGDDDVETFTEVAWSALHGLATLERDGRLRPGFRDQRLAILVRHWTRG from the coding sequence ATGGGCACCCAGACACGAAAAGAGCGCCAGCGGGCCGAGCGACACCGGCTGATCATCGACACCGCTCGCGAGATAGCCGAGACGCAGGGCTGGGACGCGGTGACGGTGCGGCGGCTGGCCGACGCCATCGAATACAGCCAGCCGGTGCTCTACAGCCACTTCGCCGGCAAGGACGCGATCGTGGCCGCGGTCGCCGAGCAGGGCATCGCCGAACTGGCGGTGGAGTTCCGGCGGTGGCGCACGGCCGCCGCGTCGCCGGAGCAGGCGCTGACCGCGGTGGCCCGGGGCTATCTGGATTTCGCTCGGCAGCGGCCCGCGCTGTATCTCGCGATGTTCGGGCTCGAGGTGGATCTGAAGTTCGGCGCGGACGCCCCGCAGGCGCTGCGCGACGCCTTCGGCGAACTCGCCGCCGTCTTCGGCCCCTTCGCGGGTGACGACGACGTGGAGACCTTCACCGAGGTGGCCTGGAGCGCGCTGCACGGCCTGGCGACCCTGGAACGGGACGGCCGGCTGCGGCCCGGCTTTCGTGACCAGCGCCTGGCCATTCTCGTGCGGCACTGGACCCGCGGCTGA